Proteins encoded together in one Bacteroides ovatus window:
- a CDS encoding RNA polymerase sigma-70 factor: protein METTANTSDNIITRSYEEYYQVILTYITYRITHRYEAEDLTQDVFVRLLDYKQMLRPDTVKYFLFTIARNIVIDYIRRYYKKQEIDSYIYDTMSTSTNETEEKIIGDDLMTMERTRLAAMPEQRRLIYTLNRFENKTSPEIANELNLSCRTVENHLFLGRREMREFFRNCI, encoded by the coding sequence ATGGAGACAACAGCTAACACTTCCGACAACATTATCACCCGTTCTTATGAAGAATATTATCAGGTGATTCTTACCTATATTACTTATCGTATCACTCATCGCTACGAAGCGGAGGATCTAACCCAGGATGTATTTGTACGTCTGCTGGACTACAAGCAAATGCTCCGTCCGGACACAGTGAAATATTTCTTGTTCACCATTGCCCGCAATATCGTAATCGACTATATCCGTCGTTATTATAAGAAACAGGAGATAGACAGCTACATCTATGATACTATGTCCACTTCTACCAATGAAACCGAAGAAAAAATTATCGGTGATGATTTAATGACAATGGAACGGACCCGCTTGGCTGCTATGCCCGAACAACGTCGGTTAATTTATACATTGAACCGCTTCGAAAATAAAACGTCTCCGGAAATCGCAAATGAACTGAATTTAAGTTGCAGGACGGTGGAAAACCATCTGTTTCTGGGACGTCGTGAAATGCGCGAGTTTTTCCGGAATTGTATATAA